A section of the Paracoccaceae bacterium genome encodes:
- a CDS encoding mechanosensitive ion channel, whose product MEPTTEAQAQPALTPILDRLMDLAGDAEGFAQGLLRPWQLYQLAIIVVCFVIAELLRRWVGPKMHAWMRTLEGWPKWRLRVLLTIHRRLRLIFLVIVLWAVVTAMREVTWPSRSYLIGIAASLALGWLGVVLAARLIRNSALRTMVRWGLWIWVTLYILGLTEDAAAVLDSAAIKFGDFRLTALAILKALVVTGVLFVGARLVSQSLSGRIKQVEEISPSMQVLTTKALQISLYGGAFFIGLKAVGFDLTGLAVLSGAIGLGLGFGLQKVVSNLVSGIIILLDKSIKPGDVISLGETFGWINALGARYVSVVTRDGKEYLIPNEDLITGQVVNWSHSNQFVRLDIYFGTAYDDDPHAVRRIAIEAAQKCDRVLSHRPTVCHIVGFGDSSVDYILRFWITDPTGGLTNIRGNVYLALWDAFQEHGISIPFPQREVKVLEGSTLATSSGAGKNPA is encoded by the coding sequence ATGGAACCGACAACCGAGGCACAGGCGCAACCGGCACTGACGCCAATTCTGGATCGGCTGATGGACCTTGCAGGCGATGCTGAAGGGTTCGCGCAAGGCCTGCTGCGGCCGTGGCAGTTGTATCAGCTGGCCATCATTGTCGTCTGCTTTGTGATCGCCGAATTGCTGCGCCGCTGGGTTGGCCCGAAAATGCACGCGTGGATGCGCACGCTGGAGGGTTGGCCAAAGTGGCGGCTGCGGGTGCTTTTGACCATTCACCGCCGGCTGCGGTTGATTTTCCTGGTGATCGTCCTCTGGGCCGTTGTCACCGCGATGCGCGAGGTGACCTGGCCGTCACGCAGTTATCTGATCGGCATCGCCGCCTCTTTGGCGCTGGGCTGGCTGGGCGTGGTGCTGGCGGCGCGGTTGATCCGCAACAGCGCGCTGCGGACCATGGTACGCTGGGGGCTGTGGATCTGGGTCACGCTTTATATCCTGGGCCTGACCGAGGATGCGGCGGCCGTACTGGACAGCGCCGCCATCAAATTCGGCGATTTTCGCCTGACAGCGCTGGCAATTCTGAAAGCGCTGGTGGTGACCGGCGTGCTGTTTGTCGGGGCGCGGCTGGTCTCGCAAAGTTTGTCAGGGCGCATCAAACAGGTCGAGGAAATCTCGCCCTCGATGCAGGTTCTGACCACCAAGGCGTTGCAAATCTCGCTTTATGGTGGTGCGTTCTTCATTGGCTTGAAGGCGGTCGGGTTCGATCTGACCGGGCTGGCGGTGCTGTCTGGTGCCATCGGCCTGGGGCTGGGTTTCGGATTGCAGAAGGTGGTGTCGAACCTGGTGTCTGGCATCATCATCCTGCTGGACAAGTCGATCAAGCCGGGCGACGTGATTTCGCTGGGCGAAACTTTCGGCTGGATCAATGCGCTGGGCGCGCGCTATGTCAGCGTGGTCACCCGCGACGGCAAGGAATACCTGATCCCGAACGAGGATCTGATCACCGGGCAGGTGGTCAACTGGTCCCATTCGAACCAGTTCGTGCGCCTCGATATTTATTTCGGGACCGCCTATGACGACGATCCGCACGCGGTGCGCCGGATCGCGATCGAGGCGGCGCAGAAATGCGACCGGGTGCTCAGCCATAGGCCAACAGTTTGTCATATCGTCGGGTTTGGCGACAGTTCCGTTGACTACATCCTGCGGTTCTGGATCACCGATCCGACCGGCGGGCTGACCAATATTCGCGGCAATGTCTATCTGGCGCTTTGGGATGCGTTTCAGGAACACGGTATTTCGATCCCCTTCCCGCAGCGCGAGGTCAAAGTGCTGGAGGGCAGCACGCTGGCCACGTCTTCGGGCGCTGGGAAAAACCCGGCCTGA